The following coding sequences lie in one Vanessa tameamea isolate UH-Manoa-2023 chromosome 17, ilVanTame1 primary haplotype, whole genome shotgun sequence genomic window:
- the LOC113400244 gene encoding sialin isoform X2 codes for MDVPAKGNILGRMVPARYVLAILGSIGMAIVYGLKVNLSVAMVGMLNHTAIEASVHDVQDDDNFTAPAEDMQCDTTGNSTSAKEADGPFPWSSEIQGIVLSCYFWGYFVSQIPGGRIAELFSAKWVMFFSVTINVVCTLLTPVMAEAHYVAVVVMRVGEGIGGGVTFPAMHVLLSKWAPPAERSVLAALVYAGTSLGTVISMLMAGVLTATLGWESVFYVMGGLSCAWCVLWVWLVQDSPQSQPLISVEEREMIVTSLGGKANDQEHKKLAVPWKAVFTSGPFLAILVAHACSNWGWYMLLIELPFYMKQVLKFNMTENAVTTALPFLSLWFFSIGLSRGLDWLRSREIITTSTARKIGTLFASLVPAACLLGLSFVRCDRAAAVSLTALGVTAIGGMFCGFLSNHIDIAPNFAGTLMAITNTVATIPGIVVPIFVGILTHGNQTISAWRIIFFVTIALYVVEIVVYTIFGSGEEQSWNKVPEVDEKSEGTPLKNEEIV; via the exons ATGGATGTGCCGGCAAAGGGGAATATTTTAGGAC GAATGGTACCGGCACGGTACGTCCTAGCGATCCTCGGTTCTATCGGCATGGCAATAGTCTACGGGCTGAAGGTTAACTTGTCAGTCGCCATGGTGGGCATGCTGAATCACACCGCGATAGAGGCATCAGTACACGACGTGCAGGACGATGATAACTTTACCGCGCCAGCAGAAGATATGCAGTGTGATACTACGGGTAATTCGACTAGTGCGAAG gAGGCAGACGGACCTTTTCCGTGGTCATCTGAAATCCAGGGTATCGTTCTCAGCTGCTATTTCTGGGGATACTTCGTTTCACAAATTCCTG GAGGTCGCATAGCGGAATTGTTCTCGGCGAAATGGGTGATGTTCTTCAGTGTGACCATTAATGTTGTGTGCACGCTGCTCACACCTGTCATGGCCGAAGCGCACTACGTCGCGGTGGTCGTCATGAGAGTGGGCGAGGGGATCGGTGGG GGGGTGACATTCCCCGCGATGCACGTGCTGCTGTCGAAGTGGGCGCCGCCCGCCGAGCGCAGTGTGTTGGCCGCGTTGGTGTACGCCGGCACCTCGCTCGGCACCGTCATCTCCATGCTGATGGCTGGAGTTCTGACTGCGACACTTG GCTGGGAGAGCGTGTTCTACGTGATGGGCGGGCTGTCCTGTGCGTGGTGCGTGTTGTGGGTGTGGCTGGTGCAGGACTCGCCGCAGTCGCAGCCGCTCATCAGTGTGGAGGAGAGGGAGATGATCGTCACCTCACTGGGCGGGAAAGCCAATGATCAGGAGCATAAA AAGCTGGCCGTGCCGTGGAAGGCAGTGTTCACGTCAGGACCTTTCCTGGCTATCTTGGTGGCGCACGCTTGTTCGAACTGGGGCTGGTACATGCTGCTCATCGAATTGCCCTTTTACATGAAGCAAGTACTCAAGTTCAACATGACTGAG AATGCGGTAACAACAGCTCTGCCTTTCCTTTCGCTCTGGTTCTTCAGTATCGGACTAAGTCGAGGTCTGGACTGGCTACGCAGTAGGGAGATCATCACTACCAGCACTGCTAGGAAGATAGGCACATTGTTCG CGTCGCTGGTGCCGGCGGCGTGCCTGCTGGGCCTGAGCTTCGTGCGCTGCGACCGCGCGGCGGCCGTGTCGCTGACGGCGCTCGGCGTCACGGCCATCGGCGGCATGTTCTGCGGGTTCCTCTCCAACCACATCGACATCGCGCCGAACTTCGCCG GCACACTAATGGCTATAACCAACACTGTTGCAACGATCCCTGGAATCGTCGTACCCATCTTCGTGGGAATCTTAACTCATGGcaat cAAACCATTTCGGCTTGGCGTATCATCTTCTTCGTTACGATAGCTTTGTACGTAGTGGAAATTGTTGTCTACACAATTTTCGGTTCAGGTGAAGAACAGTCATGGAATAAAGTACCGGAAGTTGATGAAAAATCGGAGGGCACACCGTTGAAAAACGAAGAAATTGTTTGA
- the LOC113400244 gene encoding sialin isoform X1, translating into MDVPAKGNILGRMVPARYVLAILGSIGMAIVYGLKVNLSVAMVGMLNHTAIEASVHDVQDDDNFTAPAEDMQCDTTGNSTSAKEADGPFPWSSEIQGIVLSCYFWGYFVSQIPGGRIAELFSAKWVMFFSVTINVVCTLLTPVMAEAHYVAVVVMRVGEGIGGGVTFPAMHVLLSKWAPPAERSVLAALVYAGTSLGTVISMLMAGVLTATLGWESVFYVMGGLSCAWCVLWVWLVQDSPQSQPLISVEEREMIVTSLGGKANDQEHKQKLAVPWKAVFTSGPFLAILVAHACSNWGWYMLLIELPFYMKQVLKFNMTENAVTTALPFLSLWFFSIGLSRGLDWLRSREIITTSTARKIGTLFASLVPAACLLGLSFVRCDRAAAVSLTALGVTAIGGMFCGFLSNHIDIAPNFAGTLMAITNTVATIPGIVVPIFVGILTHGNQTISAWRIIFFVTIALYVVEIVVYTIFGSGEEQSWNKVPEVDEKSEGTPLKNEEIV; encoded by the exons ATGGATGTGCCGGCAAAGGGGAATATTTTAGGAC GAATGGTACCGGCACGGTACGTCCTAGCGATCCTCGGTTCTATCGGCATGGCAATAGTCTACGGGCTGAAGGTTAACTTGTCAGTCGCCATGGTGGGCATGCTGAATCACACCGCGATAGAGGCATCAGTACACGACGTGCAGGACGATGATAACTTTACCGCGCCAGCAGAAGATATGCAGTGTGATACTACGGGTAATTCGACTAGTGCGAAG gAGGCAGACGGACCTTTTCCGTGGTCATCTGAAATCCAGGGTATCGTTCTCAGCTGCTATTTCTGGGGATACTTCGTTTCACAAATTCCTG GAGGTCGCATAGCGGAATTGTTCTCGGCGAAATGGGTGATGTTCTTCAGTGTGACCATTAATGTTGTGTGCACGCTGCTCACACCTGTCATGGCCGAAGCGCACTACGTCGCGGTGGTCGTCATGAGAGTGGGCGAGGGGATCGGTGGG GGGGTGACATTCCCCGCGATGCACGTGCTGCTGTCGAAGTGGGCGCCGCCCGCCGAGCGCAGTGTGTTGGCCGCGTTGGTGTACGCCGGCACCTCGCTCGGCACCGTCATCTCCATGCTGATGGCTGGAGTTCTGACTGCGACACTTG GCTGGGAGAGCGTGTTCTACGTGATGGGCGGGCTGTCCTGTGCGTGGTGCGTGTTGTGGGTGTGGCTGGTGCAGGACTCGCCGCAGTCGCAGCCGCTCATCAGTGTGGAGGAGAGGGAGATGATCGTCACCTCACTGGGCGGGAAAGCCAATGATCAGGAGCATAAA CAGAAGCTGGCCGTGCCGTGGAAGGCAGTGTTCACGTCAGGACCTTTCCTGGCTATCTTGGTGGCGCACGCTTGTTCGAACTGGGGCTGGTACATGCTGCTCATCGAATTGCCCTTTTACATGAAGCAAGTACTCAAGTTCAACATGACTGAG AATGCGGTAACAACAGCTCTGCCTTTCCTTTCGCTCTGGTTCTTCAGTATCGGACTAAGTCGAGGTCTGGACTGGCTACGCAGTAGGGAGATCATCACTACCAGCACTGCTAGGAAGATAGGCACATTGTTCG CGTCGCTGGTGCCGGCGGCGTGCCTGCTGGGCCTGAGCTTCGTGCGCTGCGACCGCGCGGCGGCCGTGTCGCTGACGGCGCTCGGCGTCACGGCCATCGGCGGCATGTTCTGCGGGTTCCTCTCCAACCACATCGACATCGCGCCGAACTTCGCCG GCACACTAATGGCTATAACCAACACTGTTGCAACGATCCCTGGAATCGTCGTACCCATCTTCGTGGGAATCTTAACTCATGGcaat cAAACCATTTCGGCTTGGCGTATCATCTTCTTCGTTACGATAGCTTTGTACGTAGTGGAAATTGTTGTCTACACAATTTTCGGTTCAGGTGAAGAACAGTCATGGAATAAAGTACCGGAAGTTGATGAAAAATCGGAGGGCACACCGTTGAAAAACGAAGAAATTGTTTGA
- the L(2)10685 gene encoding 5-methylcytosine rRNA methyltransferase nsun-4 — protein MFSVQNIFKNARINTYSVLQVRLKSKTHWSKLKKKSGPKYKALHHFDEFYGSVFGSKWEPMREALLRKSKYVAVINNYGDSEETMEYLSHRGAHCLKNLMSVQKTFHDQYTPQEPTNADNSHNNNLDNYLAKLQSEEIAKVYPQGENVPDKLELSDNRILRTDKKEEEKEEVSKSAYTLNKALEEAQIDHSRIIQPSMGLSSEALYQYVPATKIKGLDDWVPESMHYSLYANRDTDFPLIIEPETEFEYPEHLKVMTYEKNSEYEKFPEPKRCKTGVFNYYPMDGASVLGVLALGLRGGERALDLCAAPGGKALAALQTLLPDVLLCNDASVSRSNRITRIFRDYLLDYENGNKWQERVLISRVDGRFLTDDFGFDKVLVDVPCTTDRHSVTEDENNIFRPDRVKERLNIPEVQTQLLVNALRLSRVGGAVVYCTCALSPAQNDGVVHAALQRAFREHALVAAVRDLTKPFSALSSTLCLGTGAARPKYGQLVVPDIAANFGPAYISRLVRLK, from the exons atgtttagtgttcaaaatatatttaaaaatgcccGAATAAATACGTACTCGGTTTTGCAAGTTAGGCTTAAATCAAAAACTCACTGG tcaaaattaaaaaagaagagTGGTCCAAAATACAAAGCTTTACACCACTTCGATGAGTTTTACGGATCAGTCTTCGGTAGTAAATGGGAGCCGATGCGAGAAGCGCTATTGCGAAAGTCTAAGTATGTAGCGGTTATTAACAATTACGGCGATTCTGAAGAAACTATGGAATATCTATCGCACAGAG GTGCTCATTGCCTCAAAAATTTGATGTCTGTGCAAAAGACGTTTCATGATCAATATACACCACAAGAACCAACCAATGCAGATAACagccataataataatttagacaacTATTTAGCTAAATTACAAAGCGAGGAAATAGCTAAAGTTTATCCGCAAGGTGAAAATGTACCGGACAAATTAGAATTAAGTGATAACAGGATACTACGGACAGACAAAAAAGAAGAGGAAAAAGAAGAAGT TTCAAAATCAGCATACACCCTGAACAAAGCATTGGAGGAAGCACAGATAGACCATTCTCGTATTATTCAGCCATCAATGGGTTTGTCGTCGGAAGCTTTGTACCAGTACGTGCCCGCAACAAAGATTAAAGGACTTGATGATTGGGTGCCAGAGTCTATGCACTATTCACTTTATGCTAATA GAGATACAGATTTTCCACTTATCATCGAACCAGAGACAGAATTTGAGTATCCCGAACATTTAAAAGTGATGACTTACGAAAAGAATAGCGAATATGAAAAATTTCCTGAACCAAAGAGATGCAAAACAG GAGTGTTCAACTACTACCCCATGGACGGCGCCAGCGTGCTGGGCGTGCTGGCGCTGGGCCTGCGCGGCGGGGAGCGCGCGCTCGACCTGTGCGCCGCGCCCGGCGGGAAGGCGCTCGCGGCGCTGCAGACGCTGCTGCCCGACGTGCTGCTCTGCAACGACGCGTCCGTGTCGCGCTCCAACAG GATAACTCGAATATTCCGGGACTACCTTTTAGACTACGAGAATGGCAACAAATGGCAGGAACGGGTTTTGATATCACGAGTTGACGGACGGTTCCTCACCGACGATTTTGGCTTTGATAAG GTTTTAGTAGATGTGCCATGCACAACAGACAGACATTCAGTCACGGAGGACGAGAACAATATATTTCGACCGGATCGTGTTAAAGAGAGGCTGAACATTCCGGAGGTCCAAACACAGCTATTGGT CAACGCGCTGCGGCTGTCGCGCGTGGGCGGCGCGGTGGTGTACTGCACGTGCGCGCTGAGCCCGGCGCAGAACGACGGCGTCGTGCACGCCGCGCTGCAGCGCGCCTTCCGCGAACACGCGCTCGTGGCCGCCGTCAG AGACTTAACAAAACCATTCAGTGCCCTGAGCAGTACTCTGTGCCTGGGCACAGGAGCAGCGCGACCCAAATACGGGCAACTTGTGGTTCCCGACATCGCCGCCAACTTCGGCCCCGCCTACATATCGCGACTTGTTAGATTAAAGTAA